Proteins encoded within one genomic window of Tolypothrix bouteillei VB521301:
- a CDS encoding zinc-dependent alcohol dehydrogenase, which translates to MKAVVFHGIGDIRLDDVPEPKIQEPTDAIIQVTASAICGTDLHMIRGTFPGMKPGTILGHEAVGVVQEIGSNVRNLKVGDRVVVPSTIACGYCSYCRSGYHSQCDNANPNGPQAGTAFFGGPQVSGPFNGLQAEYARIPYANVGLVKLPKEVDDDQAILISDIFPTAYFGAELAEIEPGDTVAIFGCGPVGQFAIASAQLLGAGRIFAVDTIPSRLEMARSQGAEVIDFNKEDPIEVIQSLTGGIGVDRAIDAVGVDAVAPNSGPAASKAQQQSQQFQQEVQQIAPQTNPQNGNWHPGNAPSQVLEWAVQALAKAGTLSIIGVYPLTHKFFPIGMAMNRNLTIKMGNCNHRKYIPTLVDLVRGGAIDPAQILTQVQPLTSVIDAYKAFDRRQAGWVKVELVPGVE; encoded by the coding sequence ATGAAAGCAGTGGTTTTTCACGGTATTGGCGATATTCGTCTGGACGACGTACCCGAACCCAAAATTCAAGAACCAACCGACGCGATCATCCAGGTAACTGCTAGCGCAATTTGTGGTACCGATTTGCACATGATTCGGGGAACATTTCCGGGAATGAAACCAGGAACGATTCTGGGACACGAAGCTGTGGGTGTGGTGCAAGAAATTGGTTCCAATGTGCGAAATTTGAAGGTAGGAGACCGCGTTGTGGTTCCTTCCACCATTGCTTGTGGTTACTGCTCTTATTGTCGGTCTGGCTATCACTCCCAGTGTGACAATGCCAATCCCAACGGACCTCAAGCGGGAACAGCCTTCTTTGGCGGTCCCCAAGTCAGTGGTCCTTTCAACGGATTGCAAGCAGAGTATGCCCGCATTCCTTATGCCAACGTGGGGCTGGTGAAACTGCCCAAAGAAGTGGATGACGACCAGGCAATTTTAATATCAGATATTTTTCCGACCGCTTATTTTGGGGCAGAACTAGCAGAAATTGAACCGGGGGATACAGTTGCTATCTTTGGTTGCGGTCCGGTGGGTCAGTTTGCCATCGCCAGTGCTCAATTATTAGGTGCCGGACGGATTTTTGCCGTGGATACGATTCCCTCACGTTTGGAAATGGCGCGTTCCCAAGGAGCCGAGGTAATTGACTTCAACAAAGAAGACCCGATTGAGGTTATCCAAAGTTTAACAGGTGGAATTGGCGTAGACCGGGCGATCGATGCAGTCGGCGTGGATGCTGTAGCTCCTAACAGTGGTCCGGCGGCTTCAAAAGCACAGCAACAATCACAGCAATTCCAGCAAGAAGTTCAACAAATTGCCCCGCAAACCAACCCACAAAATGGTAACTGGCATCCAGGTAATGCACCCTCACAAGTGTTGGAATGGGCAGTACAGGCATTGGCAAAGGCAGGAACGCTTTCAATTATTGGTGTGTATCCGCTAACACACAAGTTTTTCCCCATCGGTATGGCGATGAATAGAAACCTGACTATCAAGATGGGCAACTGCAACCACCGCAAATACATTCCAACACTAGTGGATCTGGTGCGGGGTGGGGCGATAGATCCGGCTCAAATCTTAACCCAGGTGCAACCCCTAACCTCTGTAATTGATGCCTACAAAGCTTTCGATAGGCGGCAAGCAGGCTGGGTCAAAGTGGAGTTGGTACCAGGAGTGGAGTAG
- a CDS encoding thiamine pyrophosphate-dependent enzyme, with the protein MTTTAADVLINVLHDWGVEVIFGLPGDGINGIMEALRNRQEQIRFIQVRHEEAAAFMACAYAKYTGKLGVCLATSGPGGIHLLNGLYDAKLDGQPVLAITGHHYHDLINTHSQQDVDLDKVFMDVAVYNARVMGPTHVENVANLACRAALNYRSVAHINFPLDFQSQSVEKKGSMRNLPHHVSNVKARSVLLPSNEDLQRAADVLNAGKKIAILAGRGALEATDELEQIAEKLGAPIIKALLGKAAVPDDSPYTTGTIGVLGTKPSQEALETCDTLLIVGSTFPYIEYYPKPGQARGVQIDIDPFRIGLRYPVEVGLVGDSSVALQKLLPLLKRNEDRGFLEQAQSGMNEWRQTMRERGTKQDKPMKPQVVAYELGQRLSDTAIVSADSGTNTTWWARQIPVKRGQMHSVSGTLASMGCGLPYAIAAAIAYPNQESIAFVGDGGFSMLMAEFVTCVKYQLPVKVVIVKNGTLGQIKWEQMMHLGNPEFGCELQPIDFAAFAKACGGTGFTIDNPAHCGAILDSALATSGPVIVEAVVDPLEPQVPPLVKSEEVAMLSQALKRGEPNREELAANIVSVSNIEQVRELI; encoded by the coding sequence ATGACAACCACCGCAGCCGATGTCCTCATTAATGTACTTCATGACTGGGGCGTTGAAGTCATCTTTGGTTTACCGGGTGATGGCATCAATGGCATTATGGAAGCACTACGCAATCGTCAAGAGCAGATTCGTTTTATTCAGGTGCGTCATGAGGAAGCTGCAGCGTTCATGGCTTGTGCCTATGCTAAATATACAGGTAAACTGGGCGTTTGTCTTGCAACTTCTGGTCCCGGTGGCATCCATCTCCTGAATGGTTTGTATGACGCGAAGCTAGATGGTCAACCTGTTTTAGCAATCACGGGACATCACTATCACGACCTCATCAACACACACTCCCAACAAGATGTGGACTTGGATAAGGTTTTCATGGATGTTGCCGTATACAATGCCCGTGTTATGGGTCCGACACACGTTGAAAATGTCGCCAATTTAGCTTGCCGTGCTGCCCTCAATTATCGGAGTGTGGCTCACATCAATTTCCCGTTGGATTTCCAATCCCAAAGTGTTGAGAAAAAAGGTTCAATGCGTAACCTGCCCCATCACGTATCGAATGTAAAAGCCCGCAGTGTTTTATTACCTAGCAATGAAGATTTACAGCGAGCAGCAGATGTTTTAAACGCAGGTAAAAAGATAGCAATTCTGGCAGGACGTGGGGCATTGGAAGCTACAGATGAACTGGAGCAAATAGCCGAGAAGCTGGGAGCGCCAATTATCAAAGCTCTGCTTGGTAAGGCAGCGGTTCCTGATGACAGTCCCTACACAACAGGGACAATAGGTGTACTTGGTACAAAGCCATCTCAAGAAGCGTTGGAGACCTGCGATACTCTGTTGATTGTCGGTAGCACCTTCCCCTATATTGAGTACTACCCCAAACCCGGACAGGCGAGAGGCGTGCAGATTGACATCGATCCATTTCGGATTGGCTTACGCTATCCTGTAGAGGTCGGTTTGGTGGGGGATAGCTCTGTTGCTTTGCAAAAACTGTTGCCACTGCTGAAACGCAATGAAGACCGGGGCTTTCTAGAACAGGCGCAGTCTGGTATGAATGAGTGGCGGCAAACAATGCGGGAACGCGGCACCAAGCAGGATAAACCGATGAAGCCACAAGTGGTGGCGTATGAGTTGGGTCAACGGTTATCCGATACGGCCATTGTGTCTGCTGATTCAGGCACCAACACAACTTGGTGGGCACGTCAAATTCCAGTCAAGCGGGGACAGATGCATTCTGTATCGGGCACTCTCGCTTCGATGGGGTGTGGATTACCTTATGCGATCGCTGCTGCCATTGCTTATCCCAATCAGGAATCTATCGCCTTTGTTGGCGATGGTGGTTTCTCAATGCTCATGGCAGAGTTTGTTACTTGCGTTAAATATCAACTTCCCGTCAAGGTAGTGATTGTCAAGAATGGCACATTGGGGCAAATTAAGTGGGAGCAGATGATGCACCTGGGCAATCCCGAATTTGGTTGCGAACTTCAGCCGATTGACTTTGCTGCTTTTGCGAAAGCTTGTGGTGGAACTGGTTTTACCATAGATAACCCAGCCCACTGCGGTGCAATCCTTGACTCTGCACTTGCTACATCGGGTCCAGTTATTGTTGAAGCAGTCGTCGATCCACTAGAACCACAAGTTCCACCACTTGTCAAGTCAGAAGAAGTTGCCATGCTGTCTCAAGCACTGAAACGAGGTGAACCCAATCGTGAGGAACTTGCTGCTAATATCGTCAGTGTCTCAAACATAGAGCAGGTACGAGAATTGATTTAA
- a CDS encoding RNA-guided endonuclease InsQ/TnpB family protein has product MIVLEFKAKGKTTQYTAIDEAIRTAQFVRNKSIRFWMDNRGVGQKEMYRLSKSLRREFLFVKALNSSACQASIERAYSSIARFYDNCKKSVPGKKGYPKFKKNSRSVEYKTSGWSLSETRKQITFTDKKGIGTLKLKGTWDLNFYQLEQVKRVRLVRRADGYYVQFLISVDNKLETQPTGKTIGLDVGLKEFYTDSNGHSEPNPRFYRTGEKRLKFRQKRVSRKKKGSANRKKAINKLGRVHLKISRQREEHAKRLARCVIQSHDLVSYEDLRIKNLVKNHCLAKSINDAGWYKFRKWLEYFGVKFGRITVAVNPAYTSQECFSCGAIVKKSLSTRTHVCECGFVIDRDSNAAINILKLALSTVGHTGTWIYYPNASGDSTSTHTGEILYQQVGSVIEESSPL; this is encoded by the coding sequence ATGATTGTTTTAGAATTCAAAGCCAAAGGGAAAACGACTCAATATACTGCCATTGATGAGGCGATTAGGACGGCTCAATTTGTTCGCAATAAGAGTATCCGTTTTTGGATGGATAATCGAGGCGTGGGACAAAAAGAAATGTATCGCCTTAGTAAGTCATTGAGAAGAGAATTCCTATTTGTAAAAGCTCTGAATTCTAGTGCTTGCCAAGCTTCTATTGAACGGGCTTATAGTTCTATTGCTCGTTTTTACGACAACTGCAAAAAGTCTGTTCCGGGTAAAAAGGGATATCCAAAGTTCAAGAAAAATTCTCGCTCAGTGGAGTATAAAACCTCTGGGTGGTCACTTTCCGAGACCAGGAAACAAATAACCTTCACCGACAAAAAAGGTATTGGTACGCTCAAGCTGAAAGGAACATGGGATTTAAACTTCTACCAATTAGAACAGGTAAAACGAGTTAGATTAGTTCGTCGTGCTGATGGGTATTATGTTCAATTTCTGATTAGTGTAGACAACAAATTAGAAACACAACCCACAGGGAAAACCATTGGTTTGGATGTAGGACTTAAAGAATTCTATACCGACAGCAATGGACATAGTGAACCTAACCCAAGGTTTTATCGCACAGGAGAGAAACGTCTAAAATTTAGACAAAAGCGCGTTTCTCGTAAAAAGAAAGGCTCTGCCAACCGTAAGAAAGCTATTAATAAATTAGGGCGAGTACACCTCAAAATAAGTAGGCAACGTGAAGAACACGCCAAGAGACTGGCGCGTTGCGTAATCCAATCTCACGACTTGGTATCCTATGAAGATTTGAGGATTAAAAATTTAGTGAAAAATCACTGTCTCGCTAAATCTATTAATGATGCTGGTTGGTATAAATTCAGAAAATGGTTGGAGTATTTTGGGGTGAAGTTTGGCAGGATAACTGTTGCGGTTAACCCCGCCTACACTTCTCAAGAATGCTTCAGTTGTGGCGCAATAGTCAAAAAATCTTTATCTACAAGAACCCATGTTTGCGAATGCGGCTTTGTAATAGATAGAGACTCGAATGCCGCTATCAATATTCTGAAATTAGCCTTGAGTACCGTAGGGCATACGGGAACTTGGATCTACTATCCGAACGCTTCAGGAGATTCGACCTCTACTCATACTGGAGAAATCCTGTATCAGCAAGTTGGGTCTGTGATTGAAGAATCTTCGCCCTTATAG
- a CDS encoding DUF2281 domain-containing protein, translating to MNTAQKIYELVKAMPEEQANEVLDFVEFIRHKATLKLGSEQLSKIPKGTLTGLRGIAKRAGSTPTDTEVQEEYTDYLIQKYQ from the coding sequence ATGAATACAGCACAAAAAATTTATGAACTTGTGAAGGCGATGCCAGAAGAGCAGGCTAATGAGGTGCTTGATTTTGTAGAGTTTATCAGACACAAAGCCACTCTCAAGCTTGGGTCAGAGCAATTATCAAAGATTCCTAAAGGAACGTTAACAGGATTACGAGGAATTGCTAAACGGGCTGGTTCGACACCAACTGATACAGAAGTCCAGGAAGAGTATACAGATTATTTGATACAGAAATATCAGTAA
- a CDS encoding PIN domain-containing protein, which produces MKVLIDTNIVLDLLLEREPFIEDAIALFEMVEMSRIQGYIAATTVTNVFYIVKKAQGRDTALSSVSLILTGLELCCVDRITIEQALISNLKDFEDGVQFACATLNQLDAIVTRDISDFFGVSLPVLSIKQILSQVFH; this is translated from the coding sequence ATGAAAGTTTTAATCGACACTAATATTGTCCTGGATCTGCTGCTAGAACGAGAGCCATTTATAGAGGATGCTATAGCGTTATTTGAAATGGTTGAAATGAGCCGAATTCAAGGATATATTGCCGCAACAACAGTGACAAATGTTTTTTATATTGTCAAAAAGGCTCAAGGTCGAGATACAGCACTCTCGTCAGTTTCGCTTATATTAACAGGTTTGGAGCTTTGTTGCGTTGATCGCATAACGATTGAACAGGCTTTAATCAGTAATTTGAAGGATTTTGAAGATGGCGTTCAGTTTGCCTGTGCAACTCTCAATCAACTAGATGCGATTGTGACTCGTGATATTTCAGATTTTTTTGGGGTGAGCTTACCCGTACTATCTATTAAACAAATCCTTTCACAAGTGTTTCATTGA
- a CDS encoding sulfate/molybdate ABC transporter ATP-binding protein, which yields MGIVVENVSKEFGNFKAVDRVSLEVKSGSLVALLGPSGSGKSTLLRLIAGLELPDSGKILLTGKDATYQSVQQRKIGFVFQHYALFKHMTVRQNIAFGLEIRKATKAKIKERVEELLDLVQLSGLGNRYPSQLSGGQRQRVALARALAVEPEVLLLDEPFGALDAKVRKDLRAWLRRLHDEVHVTTVFVTHDQEEAMEVSDEVVVMNKGRVEQIGTPAEIYDHPATAFVMSFIGPVNVLPSTSGIFQSNGFDATHPEVFLRPQDVIVETSPNGATAPARVTRLIHLGWEVQAELTLDDGQVVTAHLTRERYDELKLEPQQKVYVKPKDAKSFPLYYSI from the coding sequence GTGGGCATAGTTGTTGAGAACGTATCTAAAGAGTTTGGCAATTTTAAAGCAGTAGATCGAGTCAGTCTGGAAGTTAAGAGTGGTTCTCTGGTAGCACTGCTTGGACCATCAGGTTCGGGTAAGTCCACACTGCTGCGTTTAATTGCGGGTTTGGAATTGCCAGACAGCGGTAAAATTTTGCTGACGGGTAAAGATGCTACATACCAAAGCGTACAACAACGGAAGATAGGGTTTGTATTCCAGCATTACGCTTTATTTAAGCACATGACAGTTAGGCAAAACATTGCCTTTGGTTTAGAAATTCGTAAAGCAACAAAAGCAAAAATCAAAGAACGGGTTGAAGAATTATTAGATTTAGTGCAGCTGAGTGGGCTGGGGAACCGTTATCCCTCACAACTATCCGGGGGTCAACGCCAAAGGGTAGCACTAGCGAGGGCGCTAGCAGTAGAACCAGAGGTTTTACTTTTAGATGAACCCTTTGGCGCACTTGATGCAAAAGTTCGGAAGGACTTGCGAGCTTGGTTGCGCCGCTTGCATGATGAAGTGCATGTAACTACTGTTTTTGTAACCCACGACCAAGAAGAAGCGATGGAAGTCTCAGATGAAGTCGTGGTTATGAATAAAGGGCGAGTAGAACAGATAGGGACACCAGCAGAAATATACGACCATCCAGCAACAGCGTTTGTGATGAGTTTTATCGGACCTGTAAACGTATTACCGAGTACATCTGGGATTTTCCAGAGTAATGGATTTGATGCTACCCATCCAGAAGTGTTTTTGCGTCCGCAAGATGTCATTGTGGAAACCAGCCCCAATGGTGCTACAGCTCCTGCTAGGGTGACTCGGTTGATACATTTGGGTTGGGAAGTGCAAGCAGAGTTGACTTTAGATGACGGTCAGGTAGTGACAGCCCATTTAACACGGGAACGCTATGACGAGTTAAAGTTAGAGCCACAACAAAAAGTTTATGTCAAACCAAAGGACGCAAAGTCTTTCCCACTGTATTATTCAATTTAA
- the yidD gene encoding membrane protein insertion efficiency factor YidD, with protein sequence MQVSVFGSISRKISVAAITQYQKHISPYKGFSCAHRILYGGESCSQYVKRVITQEGLRDAIAKSRIRFQACSQANGILRAQIDGEESTEETPGKKRRKNNCTKDKAGQSDCTSSDCDGGCDCIEGFADLATIDCSGLDCSGADCGSLDCGAADCGSLDCGSCGS encoded by the coding sequence ATGCAGGTCTCAGTGTTCGGCTCAATCAGCAGAAAAATTAGTGTTGCAGCAATTACTCAGTATCAAAAACATATTTCTCCTTACAAAGGATTTAGTTGTGCTCATCGAATTCTGTATGGTGGAGAATCTTGTTCGCAGTACGTCAAACGAGTCATTACTCAAGAAGGTTTGCGCGATGCGATCGCCAAATCTCGAATCCGATTTCAAGCCTGTTCCCAAGCCAATGGAATTTTGCGGGCGCAAATTGATGGTGAGGAATCGACAGAAGAAACACCAGGTAAAAAGCGTAGGAAAAACAATTGTACTAAAGATAAAGCCGGCCAATCGGACTGCACGAGCAGCGATTGTGATGGAGGTTGTGATTGTATCGAAGGGTTTGCCGATTTAGCAACAATTGATTGTAGTGGTTTGGATTGCAGTGGTGCAGACTGTGGCTCCTTAGATTGCGGTGCTGCAGATTGCGGCTCCTTAGATTGTGGTAGCTGTGGGAGTTGA